The Vigna radiata var. radiata cultivar VC1973A unplaced genomic scaffold, Vradiata_ver6 scaffold_381, whole genome shotgun sequence genome includes a window with the following:
- the LOC106780080 gene encoding uncharacterized protein LOC106780080 produces the protein MEDNNYNRQRSGIWRCLRDGDFEEEEVWAVFKDRPDYNNISGVHKPKEKGSSSPLAVPRTLPSAARMIPRTSSGNSSASSSHETKVLQQSAPLNIPDWSQIYRNKPNKTPNSVSKFGDYGDFYHSVGGEGDDGDGEGIGNYGGGYSDDEEEEDDEYDTKLPPHEFIARRLARSQISSFSVFEGVGRTLKGRDLSKVRNAVLTKTGFLESL, from the coding sequence ATGGAGGATAATAACTATAACAGGCAGAGGAGTGGAATATGGAGATGCTTGAGAGATGGAGACTTTGAAGAAGAGGAAGTTTGGGCTGTTTTCAAGGACAGACCTGATTACAACAATATTTCTGGTGTTCACAAGCCAAAGGAAAAAGGGTCGTCCTCTCCTCTTGCTGTTCCCAGGACTCTTCCAAGCGCTGCAAGGATGATTCCAAGGACTAGCAGTGGCAATAGCAGTGCCAGTTCCTCTCATGAAACCAAGGTTCTTCAGCAATCAGCACCTCTCAACATTCCTGACTGGTCACAGATTTATAGGAACAAGCCAAACAAGACCCCCAACAGTGTTTCAAAGTTTGGTGACTACGGTGATTTCTACCATTCTGTTGGTGGTGAAGgtgatgatggtgatggtgagGGTATTGGAAATTATGGTGGAGGGTACAGtgatgatgaggaagaagaagatgatgagtATGACACAAAACTCCCCCCACATGAGTTTATTGCAAGAAGGCTTGCAAGGAGTCAAATATCctctttttcagtttttgaaGGTGTTGGAAGGACCCTCAAAGGTAGGGATCTCAGCAAAGTGAGGAATGCTGTTCTCACAAAAACTGGTTTCCTTGAATCATTGTGA
- the LOC106780079 gene encoding ATP synthase gamma chain, chloroplastic, giving the protein MQFSYFMFSLSKSNFSPVRPTLPPVRCGIRELRQRIHTVQTTQKITEAMKLVAAARVRRAQEAVVNGRPFASNLAEMLNDITQRLKSDDVSTPLTDVRPVKTVALVVFTGDRGLCGGFNKWVIKKAVTRIEELKKLNLECVVISVGKKGNSFFTHNYERKHPFVKVDSFIEIGGFPTAKEAQVIADDIFSLFVSEEVDRVELVYTRFVSLVRFEPVVQTLLPLGEVYDVKDDVFRLSSKAGKLAVERDVVRLRKEGEVFSPLMEFEQDPVLILDAMLPLYLNSQILRALQESVASELAARMGAMASATDNAVELGKRLSVEYNRERQAKITGELLEIVAGAEALTPIDL; this is encoded by the coding sequence ATGCAATTTTCCTATTTCATGTTTTCCCTCTCAAAATCCAACTTCTCTCCTGTTCGCCCCACCCTCCCTCCGGTTCGCTGCGGCATCCGCGAGCTCCGCCAACGAATCCACACCGTCCAGACCACGCAAAAGATCACCGAAGCTATGAAGCTCGTCGCCGCCGCTAGGGTCCGCCGCGCTCAGGAGGCCGTCGTCAACGGCCGCCCCTTTGCCTCAAACCTCGCAGAAATGCTGAACGACATCACCCAGCGCCTAAAAAGCGACGATGTTTCCACCCCCCTCACTGATGTCAGGCCCGTTAAGACCGTCGCCCTCGTCGTTTTCACCGGCGACCGCGGTCTCTGCGGCGGTTTCAATAAATGGGTAATAAAAAAAGCCGTCACCCGAATCGAGGAGCTGAAGAAACTCAATCTGGAGTGCGTTGTTATAAGCGTCGGCAAAAAGGGTAACTCGTTTTTTACTCACAACTATGAAAGGAAACACCCTTTTGTTAAAGTCGACAGCTTTATCGAAATTGGAGGTTTTCCCACAGCAAAGGAGGCTCAGGTCATTGCTGATGATATTTTCTCATTGTTTGTTAGTGAGGAGGTGGATAGAGTCGAACTTGTGTACACTAGGTTTGTTTCACTGGTTAGGTTTGAACCTGTGGTTCAGACTTTGCTGCCTCTGGGGGAGGTTTATGATGTGAAAGACGATGTTTTTAGGTTGAGTTCTAAGGCGGGGAAGTTGGCTGTGGAAAGGGATGTTGTGAGGTTGAGGAAAGAGGGTGAGGTGTTTTCCCCTCTTATGGAGTTTGAGCAGGATCCTGTTCTCATTCTTGATGCCATGTTACCTCTTTATTTGAATAGTCAGATTTTGAGGGCGTTGCAGGAGTCTGTAGCTAGTGAGCTTGCTGCTAGGATGGGGGCCATGGCTTCTGCCACCGATAACGCTGTTGAATTGGGTAAAAGACTTTCGGTTGAATACAACCGGGAGCGGCAGGCGAAGATCACAGGGGAGTTGCTGGAGATTGTGGCTGGAGCCGAGGCTCTAACACCAATTGACTTATGA